One stretch of Rana temporaria chromosome 10, aRanTem1.1, whole genome shotgun sequence DNA includes these proteins:
- the LOC120915555 gene encoding 60S ribosomal protein L27a, translating into MPTKLRKTRKLRGHVSHGHGRVGKHRKHPGGRGNAGGLHHHRINFDKYHPGYFGKVGMRHYHLKKNQHFCPTINLDKLWTLVSEQTRLNHAKNPEGPAPVIDAVHAGYFKVLGKGKLPKQPVIVKAKFFSRRAEEKIKGVGGACVLVA; encoded by the exons CCTACTAAGCTAAGAAAGACAAGGAAGCTCCGTGGACACGTCAGTCACGGCCATGGTCGTGTTG GCAAACACAGAAAGCATCCTGGTGGTCGTGGTAATGCCGGTGGTTTGCATCATCACAGAATCAACTTTGATAAATA CCACCCTGGTTACTTTGGTAAGGTCGGCATGAGGCATTACCATCTGAAGAAGAATCAGCATTTTTGTCCCACAATCAACTTGGACAAACTGTGGACTTTGGTCAGTGAACAGACCAGACTGAACCACGCTAAGAACCCAGAGGGACCAGCACCAGTCATTGACGCAGTGCATGCC GGTTATTTCAAGGTGCTCGGCAAAGGCAAGCTCCCCAAGCAGCCAGTCATTGTAAAAGCCAAGTTCTTCAGCCGACGTGCCGAGGAGAAGATTAAAGGTGTCGGCGGTGCTTGTGTGCTGGTAGCATAA